Proteins encoded together in one Peribacillus asahii window:
- a CDS encoding M20 metallopeptidase family protein gives MEQIYAQIENSFSDLVEWRRYLHQNPELSFQETETATFIAQKLRSFGLDVKENIGGNGVIGILTGEQEGKTIALRADFDALPIQDEKETTYKSQKTGVMHACGHDGHTSALLGVARTLSQFREKIKGKLIFIFQHAEEKPPGGAKFMVEDGALDGVDAVFGAHLATDIPYGKVAVGSGFRMAAVDAFTITIEGKGGHGARPHQSIDSIVIGSEIVQSLQKIVSRRINPLQAAVVTIGVFQAGDAFNVIANSAKLEGTVRTFDHDVRVQIEEEIRSIVKGITEAHHASYHIDYLNGYPALYNHPSETELLREVLIELFSKESIVEFEPSMGAEDFAYFLQEKPGTYFKVGARNEHESTHFPHHHPRFDFEEKALVIIGKAFVKIIGHYVF, from the coding sequence ATGGAACAGATATATGCACAAATAGAAAATAGCTTTTCTGACCTTGTTGAATGGCGAAGATATTTACACCAAAATCCCGAGTTATCTTTTCAGGAAACGGAAACCGCAACGTTTATTGCCCAGAAGTTGCGTAGTTTTGGGTTAGACGTAAAAGAGAATATTGGCGGAAATGGTGTTATTGGTATTCTTACAGGAGAACAAGAAGGGAAAACAATCGCCTTAAGAGCAGATTTTGATGCTCTTCCGATTCAGGATGAAAAGGAGACGACATATAAATCACAAAAAACAGGTGTGATGCATGCTTGTGGTCATGATGGCCATACATCTGCACTGCTTGGGGTAGCACGAACGCTTAGCCAGTTTCGAGAAAAAATAAAAGGGAAACTCATTTTTATTTTTCAACATGCAGAGGAGAAGCCTCCTGGCGGCGCAAAATTTATGGTCGAAGATGGGGCATTAGATGGAGTAGACGCTGTATTTGGTGCACATCTAGCAACAGATATTCCCTATGGAAAAGTGGCGGTTGGTTCAGGATTTCGTATGGCTGCAGTCGATGCTTTTACGATTACAATTGAAGGAAAAGGGGGACATGGAGCGAGACCTCATCAGTCAATTGATTCTATTGTGATTGGAAGCGAAATTGTCCAATCTTTGCAAAAAATTGTGAGTCGCAGAATTAATCCTTTACAGGCAGCGGTGGTCACTATTGGCGTTTTTCAAGCAGGTGATGCTTTCAATGTTATTGCCAATTCAGCTAAGCTTGAAGGAACCGTTCGTACCTTTGACCATGATGTGCGTGTTCAAATTGAAGAAGAAATTCGTTCTATTGTTAAAGGGATTACGGAGGCACATCATGCTAGTTATCATATTGATTATTTAAATGGCTATCCGGCTCTATATAATCATCCTTCGGAAACGGAATTATTGAGAGAAGTTTTGATAGAACTATTTTCAAAAGAGTCGATTGTAGAATTCGAGCCGTCCATGGGCGCAGAAGATTTTGCATACTTTTTACAAGAAAAACCGGGAACGTACTTTAAAGTGGGGGCTCGAAATGAGCATGAAAGCACGCATTTCCCACACCATCATCCTCGTTTTGATTTTGAGGAGAAAGCGCTGGTCATAATCGGAAAAGCCTTTGTGAAAATTATTGGGCATTATGTATTCTAG
- a CDS encoding MBL fold metallo-hydrolase, with amino-acid sequence MKWNQIPLGPLQTNCYILSDDQTCIIFDPGEEPQKLIQYIQTKKLQPLAVLLTHAHFDHIGALDAIREHYQIPAYIHQREAKWLSDPALNGSQRWFPDRPMRLKPAEHVLTSEQELTIGSFHFQLFETPGHSPGSISYYLKDKGMLFSGDVLFLNSVGRTDLPGGNHDELLQSIENKLLPLPDDTIVCPGHGPVTTIGDERVSNPFL; translated from the coding sequence ATGAAATGGAATCAAATCCCACTAGGGCCATTACAAACAAATTGTTACATACTTTCGGATGATCAAACATGTATTATTTTCGATCCGGGCGAGGAGCCGCAAAAACTTATTCAATATATTCAAACGAAAAAGTTACAACCACTTGCCGTGTTATTAACGCATGCTCATTTTGATCATATTGGGGCTCTCGATGCTATTCGTGAACACTATCAAATTCCTGCCTATATTCACCAAAGAGAAGCAAAATGGCTCTCAGATCCAGCGTTAAATGGTTCGCAAAGATGGTTTCCAGATCGTCCGATGCGCCTAAAGCCTGCTGAACATGTGCTAACAAGTGAACAAGAGCTGACGATTGGCTCGTTTCATTTTCAACTATTTGAAACACCAGGTCATTCACCGGGCAGTATTTCTTACTATTTGAAAGATAAGGGTATGTTATTTTCAGGCGATGTTCTGTTTTTAAATAGTGTTGGTAGAACCGATTTACCAGGTGGAAATCACGATGAATTATTGCAAAGTATTGAAAACAAATTACTTCCTTTACCGGATGATACAATTGTTTGTCCAGGGCATGGACCAGTGACAACAATTGGCGATGAGCGAGTAAGCAATCCATTTTTGTAA
- a CDS encoding DUF2759 domain-containing protein, producing MVLMIIFGLVSILALFAVFTTLKNKNYLGLLFAGGSAAVFGWFTVMTILNSGFPVAH from the coding sequence ATGGTACTGATGATTATTTTTGGACTTGTTTCAATCCTCGCATTGTTCGCTGTTTTTACTACTTTAAAAAACAAGAATTATTTAGGCCTGCTCTTTGCTGGCGGAAGTGCCGCTGTCTTTGGCTGGTTCACTGTCATGACGATTCTTAACAGCGGGTTTCCTGTTGCTCACTAA
- a CDS encoding YqgU-like beta propeller domain-containing protein: MWRIKACYAALSKQFQGKIMINLKCSVCFVLLSISTFLFLAACEPAKNLHHRENENSNLQEHFSFNQLAAIDQGTDDIEAVYGWLDSNTILYSKKAEMEEWPQLMAWNLKSNKHTILYQPSAPISSVSISPSKSYILVSTPLEEKIQSSILRANGELVYSVALPAYEITYEWNIYKDGVLFFSNFSKDWSYNSYIVNVNEQTIDMIDQSQPFAQWDSENGMMFLDWQKDQQTLTAPLVRKELDREESESIMLDVVHFKKMKQTLMTIQRQTENLNRATYTFFDEQNKPVTSFSVPYVNSYSDWKIPSYDFNEKKGDFLTFIPSKPTYSNQNEAVFNLITLNWKTGKKEKILENIKSKSLSCSPDGNFCLYGYQLENIIDIQHKKVKPLFKLKQ; encoded by the coding sequence GTGTGGAGGATTAAAGCGTGTTATGCTGCTTTAAGCAAGCAGTTTCAAGGTAAGATTATGATAAATTTGAAATGTAGTGTTTGTTTTGTTTTATTGTCAATCTCCACTTTCCTGTTTTTAGCGGCTTGTGAGCCTGCCAAAAATCTACATCATCGTGAAAACGAAAATTCTAATCTACAAGAGCATTTTTCCTTCAATCAATTGGCTGCAATAGACCAAGGTACAGATGACATAGAAGCTGTTTACGGATGGCTTGATTCCAATACGATTCTATATTCTAAAAAGGCGGAAATGGAAGAATGGCCTCAGTTAATGGCCTGGAATTTGAAGTCGAATAAACATACCATTTTGTATCAGCCATCTGCACCAATCTCGTCGGTTTCGATTAGCCCGTCTAAATCGTATATTCTTGTATCAACACCGCTAGAAGAAAAAATACAAAGTAGTATTTTACGTGCCAATGGAGAGCTTGTATATTCTGTAGCATTACCTGCTTATGAAATCACATATGAGTGGAATATATATAAAGATGGCGTTTTGTTTTTTTCCAATTTTTCAAAAGACTGGTCGTATAATAGCTATATTGTCAATGTAAATGAGCAAACTATCGATATGATAGACCAGTCACAGCCATTTGCTCAGTGGGATAGTGAAAACGGAATGATGTTTCTTGATTGGCAAAAGGATCAACAAACGTTGACAGCACCGTTAGTTAGAAAAGAGTTAGATCGTGAAGAATCAGAAAGCATCATGTTAGATGTTGTTCATTTTAAGAAGATGAAGCAAACGTTGATGACGATTCAACGGCAAACTGAAAATCTAAATCGGGCTACGTATACATTTTTTGACGAACAAAACAAACCGGTTACTTCGTTTTCCGTTCCGTATGTAAACAGCTATTCGGATTGGAAGATTCCATCCTATGATTTTAATGAGAAAAAAGGAGATTTCTTGACCTTTATTCCTTCAAAACCTACGTATTCTAATCAAAATGAAGCAGTGTTTAATTTGATTACACTTAATTGGAAGACAGGTAAAAAAGAAAAGATACTCGAAAATATTAAAAGTAAATCATTAAGTTGCTCACCTGATGGGAACTTCTGTTTATATGGTTATCAATTGGAGAACATCATTGATATACAGCATAAAAAAGTGAAACCATTGTTTAAACTAAAACAATAA